The Anopheles coluzzii chromosome 2, AcolN3, whole genome shotgun sequence genome window below encodes:
- the LOC120950514 gene encoding protein arginine methyltransferase NDUFAF7 homolog, mitochondrial codes for MNSFRRCSKTLLQTLLNANIAGSGPGRVFTRSQCYKAVNRRAITELKNLRRDPPKEPAGNSDRRTLAEALHGRIRATGPMTVATYMREVLLNPAAGYYSTKENVFGTTGDFITAPEIGQIFGELVAIWCINELQKFNYDGHIQLIELGPGKGTLMHDVLRVFERFGLSKDRVSVHLVEMSSNLQRIQADKLCNGMVHRTPADQSEPHVQEGTASSGINIRWYTDVVEVPKGFSIILANEFFDALPVHVFCKEASEGGASWKEMLVDINPELKEPSFRFIQSNRATPYSVVFGKRFDGKESLLRDRNRVEVSFETEQIAQDIARRIDGHGGFGLIIDYGHEGDKTDTLRSFKSHQLHDPLQDPGSADLTVDVDFGFLKHFLEQDDKAITLGPVSQGTFLEAMEGSARLKSLLSAAKDEKYRKMLSDGYDELTNPSKMGERFKLLSVFPSTLKEFLKTSNKVVGFDCKK; via the exons ATGAATTCTTTTCGTCGCTGTTCAAAAACGCTTTTGCAAACCTTGCTAAACGCAAATATTGCTGGCAGCGGCCCGGGTCGTGTATTTACTCGATCACAATGCTACAAAGCTGTTAACAGACGTGCAATAACGGAGCTGAAAAATCTGCGGCGTGATCCACCGAAGGAACCTGCCGGCAATTCCGACCGAAGAACGTTGGCCGAAGCATTGCACGGCCGGATACGAGCTACCGGGCCAATGACGGTGGCCACTTATATGCGAGAAGTTTTGCTTAACCCAGCGGCTGGATACTACAGTACAAAGGAGAATGTGTTTGGGACAACTGGAGATTTCATCACCGCGCCGGAAATTGGACAAATTTTCGGCGAG CTGGTAGCCATTTGGTGTATAAATGAGTTACAAAAATTTAACTATGATGGCCATATACAGCTCATCGAGCTAGGACCTGGCAAGGGAACGCTGATGCACGATGTGCTGCGCGTATTCGAACGATTCGGGCTGTCAAAAGATCGAGTCAGTGTGCATCTGGTGGAAATGAGCTCCAATTTGCAGCGAATTCAGGCCGACAAGCTTTGCAACGGGATGGTCCACCGTACACCGGCGGACCAAAGTGAACCTCACGTACAGGAAGGCACTGCCAGCTCCGGTATCAATATTCGATGGTACACAGATGTCGTGGAAGTGCCGAAGGGATTTTCCATCATCCTGGCAAACGAGTTCTTCGATGCGCTGCCAGTGCACGTGTTCTGTAAGGAAGCGAGCGAAGGCGGTGCTTCGTGGAAGGAAATGTTGGTGGATATTAATCCAGAGCTAAAGGAACCGAGCTTTCGCTTCATACAATCGAACAGGGCAACGCCGTACTCAGTAGTGTTTGGGAAGCGATTCGATGGAAAGGAGTCACTTTTGAGGGATCGAAATCGAGTCGAGGTCTCGTTTGAGACGGAACAGATCGCACAGGACATAGCGAGACGCATTGACGGGCATGGGGGATTCGGGCTGATAATCGACTATGGCCATGAAGGTGACAAAACGGATACACTGAGG TCGTTTAAAAGTCATCAACTGCACGATCCGCTGCAAGATCCTGGAAGTGCCGACTTGACGGTTGATGTCGATTTCGGATTCTTGAAACATTTTCTTGAACAAGACGATAAAGCCATAACACTGGGGCCTGTTAGCCAGGGGACATTTTTGGAAGCGATGGAAGGTTCCGCTCGATTAAAG AGTCTGCTAAGTGCAGCAAAGGACGAGAAGTATCGGAAAATGCTGTCGGACGGTTACGACGAGCTTACCAATCCATCCAAAATGGGAGAGCGCTTCAAGCTGTTATCCGTCTTTCCGTCAACGTTGAAAGAGTTTCTGAAGACATCAAACAAAGTAGTGGGATTcgattgtaaaaaataa